The proteins below are encoded in one region of Candidatus Effluviviaceae Genus V sp.:
- a CDS encoding GuaB3 family IMP dehydrogenase-related protein has protein sequence MGFYIGRGRKARRSFGFDEVAIVPGRVTINPEEVDTTWRLRDLEFSVPILAAAMDGVVDTTMAVAMSKLGGLAVLNLEGVQTRYEDPSEVLSEIAEAPPETATQLVQKLYAPPMKDELVGKRIEEIKRDGGVAAVSCTPLQASRFGPLAEEAGAEVFVVQSTVATIDHISSAYETLDFEGFIDSMEIPVIVGNCVTYEVALDLMEAGADAVLVGVGPGAACTTRGVLGIGVPQVTATVDCAAARDLFHKRTGRFVPVITDGGMDTGGDVCKAFASGADAVMIGSALARAEEAPGRGYHWGMATPHVNLPRGARVKTGTSGTLEEIILGPARTDDGTQNLMGAVQTCMGTVGAKNIFELQQAELIIAPAIRSEGKLMQRSQHVGMWR, from the coding sequence ATGGGATTCTACATTGGTCGCGGCAGGAAGGCTCGCCGTTCCTTCGGGTTCGACGAGGTGGCGATCGTTCCCGGAAGGGTGACGATCAACCCTGAGGAGGTCGACACGACCTGGAGACTCAGGGACCTGGAGTTCTCAGTACCCATCCTCGCTGCCGCGATGGACGGCGTGGTCGACACGACGATGGCCGTGGCGATGTCGAAGCTGGGCGGGCTGGCCGTGCTGAACCTCGAGGGCGTGCAGACCCGCTACGAGGACCCGAGCGAGGTCTTGAGCGAGATCGCTGAGGCGCCGCCGGAGACGGCCACGCAGCTCGTGCAGAAGCTCTACGCCCCGCCGATGAAGGACGAGCTCGTCGGGAAGCGGATCGAGGAGATCAAGAGGGACGGCGGCGTGGCGGCGGTCTCCTGCACGCCGCTCCAGGCGTCGCGATTCGGGCCGCTCGCCGAGGAGGCGGGCGCCGAGGTCTTCGTCGTCCAGTCGACGGTCGCGACCATCGACCACATCTCCAGCGCCTACGAGACGCTCGATTTCGAGGGGTTCATCGACTCTATGGAGATACCCGTCATCGTGGGCAACTGCGTGACGTACGAGGTGGCGCTCGACCTGATGGAGGCCGGAGCGGACGCGGTCCTCGTCGGTGTCGGGCCCGGCGCGGCGTGCACGACGCGCGGCGTCCTCGGCATCGGCGTCCCGCAGGTCACGGCCACGGTCGACTGTGCCGCGGCACGCGACCTCTTCCACAAGAGAACGGGGCGCTTCGTGCCGGTCATCACCGACGGCGGCATGGACACCGGCGGCGATGTCTGCAAGGCGTTCGCGTCCGGCGCCGACGCCGTCATGATCGGTTCGGCGCTCGCCCGCGCCGAGGAGGCGCCGGGGCGCGGCTACCACTGGGGCATGGCGACGCCGCACGTCAACCTGCCCCGCGGCGCCCGCGTGAAGACGGGCACGTCCGGGACGCTCGAGGAGATCATCCTCGGACCGGCGCGAACCGACGACGGGACGCAGAACCTCATGGGCGCCGTCCAGACGTGCATGGGCACCGTCGGCGCCAAGAACATCTTC
- a CDS encoding orotate phosphoribosyltransferase, whose translation MSGHFRLSSGRHSGEYCQCARVLEDPGRAEELGAALAGLFEDTEVDIVVSPALGGVIIGHEVARALGVRSFFAERRDGKMTLRRGFLLEPDERVLIVEDVVTTGGSVREVAEVVGDAGARVVGFGFLVDRSSGDVDLGAPMRALVRRNMPSYEPERCPLCDENRPLTRPGSRPG comes from the coding sequence ATGTCGGGACACTTCCGGCTGTCGTCCGGCCGGCACAGCGGCGAGTACTGCCAGTGCGCCCGGGTTCTCGAGGACCCGGGACGCGCCGAGGAGCTCGGGGCGGCGCTGGCGGGGCTTTTCGAGGACACCGAGGTCGACATCGTCGTCTCGCCCGCGCTCGGCGGCGTCATCATCGGACACGAGGTCGCAAGGGCGCTCGGGGTTCGCTCCTTCTTCGCCGAGCGCCGCGACGGAAAGATGACACTCCGCCGCGGCTTCCTCCTCGAACCGGACGAGCGCGTGCTCATCGTCGAGGACGTTGTCACGACGGGCGGCTCGGTCCGTGAGGTCGCCGAGGTCGTCGGGGACGCGGGAGCCCGCGTGGTGGGGTTCGGCTTCCTCGTCGACAGAAGCTCCGGAGACGTCGACCTGGGCGCCCCGATGAGAGCGCTCGTCCGAAGGAACATGCCGAGCTATGAACCCGAGCGCTGCCCGCTCTGCGACGAGAACAGACCGCTGACGAGACCGGGCAGCAGACCGGGATAG